From the genome of Salvia splendens isolate huo1 chromosome 7, SspV2, whole genome shotgun sequence:
TCTTTCAGCTGCACAAAGTATGACACCAGCACAGTCCTGcacaaaagaatttaatagAGAGTTCGAAAAAAGGGCTTCAAAGTCAGGAATTTAGTCGGCCAAGACACAGCAGGAGAGTTTGCAGACCTTTGGGTTAACAATTCCACTGTCACAGTCCCTAGCAACGGAGTATACATATGACCTGAGATGTACAGAAATTTGTTATGTATCTGTACGAATGATCGTTATTGTGTAAATAACGACATGATGCAAATCTCCCACCTTGAAGACTGTAATGAAGTGTACATATCAGCAACCTTTCCCTGCATTTAATACAATATCATGTTCAGTAACGGATTGTAGAACCACTCGAATATTGTGCTTTACTAAAACTTATCTTGACCTGTATAAATTGAAATTCCCCAATTGGTCGGCCAAATTGTTCTCGCTGTTTGACATAGGGAAGAACAACATCAAGACATGCCTGCATGATTCCTAGAGGTCCTCCGGCCAAAACAAGCCTCTCCAGATCTAACCCCGACATCATGACATAAACTCCTGATGCATCAAAGTACTATCAAAGACCTCCCAGATGTAAAATATCGGGTTTCTgacagaaaatgaaaaaaaaacgagTTTGGTGCTGAAAGAATGCTCAAATAGttgttaaataaaaaataactgaAATACCTTTCCCTTCCAGGCCCAAAACATTTTCGTCAGGAACAAAGCAATTTTCAAATACTAGCTCACATCTGCAATTATTTTTATGAGTTCTTGATGAGGGCCAACAGAAAAATTGATAATCAGAGACAAGATGTTTGAGCAATATTGCTTACGTATCACTTCCACGCATTCCAAGTTTGTCCAGTTTCTGGGCGGTGCTAAATCTGCATTCACGTTAGGAAACAAAAATGTTCAGTTAAGATTAATCTAAAATTACAGAAGAATCTCCCAAATCTGCTTTACTGTAGATTTCCACTTCCTTAAATCTAGTGCATCATATATGTGCGTCGGGACCCTTGTTCCTAAATTGCCCATATACATGTAGTATAGATAGTTTATCCATCTCTCAACTCCCAAAACTAAAAATGTCCCATGCATCATAAAATTCAGCAGAAATGGCCAATTTACATGCTTTATCCTAAATTCACTTGCATGAATAAAATGTTACTACATTCTTTCAGCTCTTGGATCGGGACATCTCGGAAGCAACCCTAGGTTAGACTATGCCTGATAGTCTACTAAATCGAGCTACACTTTTTCACCTAAGCAAGGTATTGACAACAGGGCACTTTCACTAACAGAAAAAGTATCATACCCAGGCATATCCTTCTCTATGATAAATGCTGTGATTCCTTTTGAGTGAGCTGCCATATCTGTTTTTGCATAAACAACCTGCTCCAATCTAAGTAATGAGCAAATCAAAGTCACTGAAAGCTAGAACACAAATTGAGTATAAATATATAGCATTAAATACTGATTCCCGAGGTTTAGCAACGGTGAGAGGCTTTAGCAAGAAAATGTGTATATTAATTATCATTACAAAGTTCAGAATTTTAGTCAAGACCTCCTAGAAAGTGGCTGTTTGGGAATTTTCTGTTAGGGCATCACATTTTTCAAAGACTCATATTATATCAAAAGGAATGCTTCTAGTGCCTATGGCATTTATGCTAACACGTAATGATTTTCATGCTTTATCTTCTCCCATCTTCATTAGTGTATTTTGTCAAAGTAATGGAGTTCTTAAGCCGGCTGTTGTAAGCACCGAAAATAAGGCTTGTCATTTACATACCAATGTCTCGGCAACAGGACCATTAGTGCACCACATCTTGTTCCCATTGAGAATGTAACCACCTTTAGCACGATCAGCTTTGCATTTCATGCTAACTACGTCGGAGCCAGCTAagtattcaaaaaaatagaagcACAAGTCACAATTAACTATTATGTTACCCACAAATTATGGTTTGTAGCAAGAAGAAATATATAGGTTCAAAGGAACTACCATTAGGTTCACTCATCGCAAGAGCTCCCACATGCTCCCCGCTTATTAGCTTTATCAGAATAATAACATTACAAAGAAAATTAGCTATTGTCAGTAAGAACATATACGAACGAAAATACAGGGTGTGTATCATCGTGCATAATTGAATAGGAAAATATTAGAAGTGTGTAACAATATTGTATTAGCAGAAATATAGGTAACTAGCTTGACCAACCAAATCCTCTGAACTATCTTCTGCTTAAACCCATAATGGAGAATGTAGAAACTTGGGTAGCAACAAAGTATCGCTAGTGAGGACATTGTCTTTCCTCAAACAGAAATTAATTTGATTTGCCATTCCATAGGTTAAACTTAGTTTGTAATATTAATTTGATGAAATAACAAGAGTTCATAGAGACAGACAAGTGAGATGCAGGCAAACCTTTGGCAAGTATTTTTGCTTCTGTGCAGGAGTCCCATTCCTCACCTTCAAATCATGAATGTTACACAAGCTTAAAAGGTATATAACTGGTTAAAGGTA
Proteins encoded in this window:
- the LOC121811170 gene encoding isovaleryl-CoA dehydrogenase, mitochondrial; the encoded protein is MQKLFALTSSLSRRTRSSAAFSTSLLFDDTQKQFKESVAQFAEENIAPHAAEIDRSNYLPKDVNLWKLMGDFNLHGITAPEEYGGLGLGYIYHCIAMEEISRASGSVGLSYGAHSNLCINQLVRNGTPAQKQKYLPKLISGEHVGALAMSEPNAGSDVVSMKCKADRAKGGYILNGNKMWCTNGPVAETLVVYAKTDMAAHSKGITAFIIEKDMPGFSTAQKLDKLGMRGSDTCELVFENCFVPDENVLGLEGKGVYVMMSGLDLERLVLAGGPLGIMQACLDVVLPYVKQREQFGRPIGEFQFIQGKVADMYTSLQSSRSYVYSVARDCDSGIVNPKDCAGVILCAAERATQVALQAIQCLGGNGYVNEYPTGRFLRDAKLYEIGAGTSEIRRMIIGRELFKEQ